The Spirochaetota bacterium genome segment ATCGGTCATGACGGTGCTGCTCATGGCCGCCGGATACATAATCGGTTCGGTGGGCCTGCTCAGGGCGGGGGGGATCATGGCGGGGGTGCTCGTGGTGGGGGCGTACCTGGCGGGCCAGAGGTATCCCCAGTTCATGCAATTCCTGGCGATCCAGGCGAAGAGGAGGCGGTATGAGCGCTCGCTGCTCGACGGCATGGATTTCGAGGCGGTAAGCGCGCGCCTTTCGGGACTCATGGAAGAGGGAAGGCTCTATACCCGCGAAGACCTCACGCTCAAGGCGCTTTCCGACTCGCTTGCAATCACGCCGCACCAGCTTTCACAGCTGCTGAACGAACGCTTCAAAATGAATTTCAAATCCTACGTGAACTCCTACAGGGTAAACGACGCCCGTCGCATCCTCGTGGAAGAACCGGAAAGCTCCGTTATCTCGGTCGCCTACGTGGTAGGATTCAATTCCAAGTCGTCCTTTTACCGCGCTTTTTTGCGCGAGACGGGCACGACACCGCATGAGTATCGCGCCGCCGCGCTCGACGCCCTCCCGCACAAGGATAGTCCCGGATTATAGTCCGGTACTCCGGACCGCACGCGCGGGCGTATTCCTTGTTGACAATATTACAATATTAACATCATAATGTGCAGTGTTGTTGAATAGACCAGAGGCCGGTGCGCGGATTTTACGGCTTACTTCAGAGGATCGGTGCAGGGTGACATCGGGGACGCCCCCGGGACATGCCGCGAATTATTTGTAAAAGGGTTTTAGTGATCAATTCTCCCTCAAGGCACAAAATATATACCTGAGTCGGTTAAATAAAAAATTTCGGAGGTGATATGAAGTATCCAAACGTCAAGTTTGAACCGTTATTTTCTTGGGTAAACAGACCAAGAATCATGTATGCGCCCGGGCTGCGGTCCGAGCTGGGATTCGAGATGGAGCAGCTGGGCGGCAAAAAGGCCGCGATCTTCACCGACAAAGGACTGGTGGCTGCCGGGGTTGCCGGTATGGTAGCCGACGCGGTGAAGAATTCGGGCCTTGAGCTTGCGGGTATCTTCGATTCCATCATCCAGGACGCGAGGATCGACATCATCAACCAGGGGGCGGCCTTTTACCGTCAATCCGGCGCCGATTGCATGGTCGCCGTCGGGGGCGGAAGCGTCATGGATACCGCCAAGGCTATCAATATCATGATTGGCGGGGGGAATGACGATTTTCAACCGCTGGCGGACCAGGCCGGACTCTGGGAGGGCGCCAAGCCCCTTCCCCCGCATATCGCTTTCCCCACCACGGCCGGGACGGGATGCGAGGTAACGAGTGCCATGGTGGTGATGGACTCCAAAGCCCATGCCAAGCTGCAGGTCACCCATCCATACTGCAACGCCGACCTTGCCATGCTGGATCCGGAACTGACGGCGAAGCTGCCTGCGAAGATCACCGCGTTTACCGGAATGGATGCCCTGACCCATGCTATCGAAGGAATGACCTCCACCGGGGCAGAGCCCATTTCCGACGCGCTGGGGCTGCATGCCATACGTCTCATCTTCAAGTATCTTCCTGTCGCCGTCAAAAGCCCGGAAGACATTGATGCAAGGGGACACATGCTCATCGCGAGTACCCTGGCGGGGATGTGCTTTGGAAATACCATGACCGGCGGGGTCCATGCGACGGCGCACGCCCTGGGCGCGCTTTACGGAATTCCACACGGGCTCGCCAATTCAATAATGCTTCCCATCGTGATGGATTTTAACGTGCCGGAGGCGGCGGATCGATACATGATGATAGCGGACGCCATGGGGCTCGACGTGACCGGTAAGAAGCCGGCCGAAGCGGCGAAAATGGCGGTTAAGGCCGTTGTGGCTCTCAAGAAGAAGATCGGGCTTACAGAAACGCTCAAGGATTTCAAGGTTCCCAAAGACCAGGAGAAGCTGATGCCGTTGGTCGAACTGGCAGGCGCGGACGGCCAGGTCAGTTATAATCCGCGCTACCTCGAAGAAGCGGATATCTTAAAGCTTTATTTGAAAGCAATTTAAATAAAATTAATAGGAGAATAATATGGAATTCTGGAAAGACTCGCAGGAAGCCGTAACCGCGATTAAGAAGATGTGGGAAGAAATTGGCAATGATGCAGAACTCCGCGCGGCTGCGGGAAAGGTTAATCAGCTTATTGTATTCGATTATACCGAAAGCGGACCCGGCTG includes the following:
- a CDS encoding helix-turn-helix domain-containing protein, which produces SVMTVLLMAAGYIIGSVGLLRAGGIMAGVLVVGAYLAGQRYPQFMQFLAIQAKRRRYERSLLDGMDFEAVSARLSGLMEEGRLYTREDLTLKALSDSLAITPHQLSQLLNERFKMNFKSYVNSYRVNDARRILVEEPESSVISVAYVVGFNSKSSFYRAFLRETGTTPHEYRAAALDALPHKDSPGL
- a CDS encoding iron-containing alcohol dehydrogenase, which gives rise to MKYPNVKFEPLFSWVNRPRIMYAPGLRSELGFEMEQLGGKKAAIFTDKGLVAAGVAGMVADAVKNSGLELAGIFDSIIQDARIDIINQGAAFYRQSGADCMVAVGGGSVMDTAKAINIMIGGGNDDFQPLADQAGLWEGAKPLPPHIAFPTTAGTGCEVTSAMVVMDSKAHAKLQVTHPYCNADLAMLDPELTAKLPAKITAFTGMDALTHAIEGMTSTGAEPISDALGLHAIRLIFKYLPVAVKSPEDIDARGHMLIASTLAGMCFGNTMTGGVHATAHALGALYGIPHGLANSIMLPIVMDFNVPEAADRYMMIADAMGLDVTGKKPAEAAKMAVKAVVALKKKIGLTETLKDFKVPKDQEKLMPLVELAGADGQVSYNPRYLEEADILKLYLKAI